The Triticum aestivum cultivar Chinese Spring chromosome 5A, IWGSC CS RefSeq v2.1, whole genome shotgun sequence genomic sequence AATTTGACTGGTTTTGCTAAACCATGGCAACAACTTTTTGTTGGTTCCTTATTGATTAATAGCCTTCCTTTGGCTAATCACCGATGGCTTCTCAACAGCATTACATACTCCTAGTCAAATCCTCTGAGGCTATCAGGCTATTACGATGATCAAGATATATTCGTGGATATTTGTGATGGAAAGAATATATTCTATGCAGCGGACTTGTGACACTGTCTTCAGTCCAATGCAGAAAAATCAGCATGTGAAGGTCTGAAGAAGAAATAGAGCATTGAATAAGCAATTGTGTCAGTGTCACCTGAACTAAATTCAGGTCAATGCTGTCCACTGGAACCACGCCCACAGCTTAGCATCCCCATTGATGACGTTGAAGTTTGAACATCCTTCACGCTTTCTGAACTGGTTCAAGGCCATGATAGAATAACGGAATTGCTAATTTTTCATACGGATGAAAACATTTGGCTTTCATGCGTTTTTTGAGCCGCGTGATCTCCGTCACGAGATTCGTGTTTCTTTCCGTCCTTTGTTGACGCTGACTTTTCTTATCGGGTCCGCTTCGTTCGGCTCCGCTCGCTATCCCGCGCCAGTGTTTTTTCTTTTCTCCCCGTGTAGCTTCTTCTGTCTCTTTCCTCGCCGCTCGACCCCCTTGTCATTTCGAACATGTAATCCGGAACAGAGGCGAGTGAGAGAGATCGCCATGGCGATTTGGAGCTGCCCCTCGCCTGATTGGTTTTGTTAAAAGCCTAATCTGTCGATTTTGTTCGTCTGATTTGGTATGTTCCATCCCTTTGTTTGTTCCTCAGATCTGCTTGTTAGTGCTTAGGGTTTTCTCGGTCAGATCCGTTGCTTGTGTTAATCTCCCACATCCTCTGCTGTAGATGTGTGAGGTTGCGTCGTTTCTGGGATTGAAACTCGTCTGCCATGCGAATTTGATTAGGCTTTTTGTTTACTTGTTAGTTTGATTGATCTGTATGTGTGTCACGCCTTCACCTGCGTCGGCTATGATTAATCTGTATGTGTGTCACGCCTTCACCTGCGTCGGCGCCGGTGGACAACGAGTCGCCTGAACTTGATGATCCAGACGATGGCGCAGAACACAACAGTCAGACATGGTTGCAGAGGGTGAAGCCTCGAGTAGGTGTGGTGGGCTGACTGGTGTGCCCACGTGACAGGGTGTGTGTGCTCTGTATATTAGCTGGACATGCGTGAGTTAAGTCTGAACCGTCTCTCCTGTTCTCTGAACCTCTCCCAACTCTCCTCTCCATATCCTATCCTCCCCAAATCCCTCTTGTATTTTGTGAGATCTATCATGAGATGGGGCATGACATTGTGGTTACTTGTTTGAATTCGGCTGGTTGTTTGGTTGATCTGTATGCGATATTGTGCAATCTGAACATAGTGGATCGTGTTCAGTCCCCTGCTCTCAAGTGTTGTTAGTTAGTGTATCTATGTGTTAATTTTCCCCTGGGCCGTTTTTTGTTGTCACTGTGTGGATGTATGGTTGGTCCCCTGGTTGCCTTGGGATTGTCTCTGTAATTCTCATCGGATTTACAGTGTAATTCCTATTGGATTTGCAGTGTAATTCCTGTTTGGTTTTGCAGTGTAATTCCTAGTGGACTTACACTGTACCTCTCGCTGGGTTTACAATGTATTTCATCGGATTTATACTGTATTTGTCATTGGATTTACAGTTGGTTTAGAATGTAATTCATTTTGGCTTTCGGTGTAATTCCTACTGGGTTTAGAGTGTAATTCCTAGTGGATTTGCATTTTGTAATTCCCATTTTTAGCGTGTAAGTGTTGATGCTAGTTTGCCGTTGAATTTCGCGTCCTTCGAGTCCATAGCTTGATGTAGGTTGGTCCTGCTGTAGCTCTTGATTTTCTAAGGTTTGGATTTTAGATTTTAGGAACTAGAGTTTTCGGTTTACTGTCATGATTATCATTATTTTTCTCCACAGTTTTAGTGGATTTACACTGTAAATCTTTATTGGCTTTGCACTGTACTTCTTCGTGCATTTGCACTGTAAATGTTTGTGCTTTTGCAATGTTAATCTTAGTATTTTGCAGTGTAATTATGACTTGTTTTGCGCTGTAATTATAACTGCATTTTTGTTTGCTAGACACAATAATTGTTTTGTCCCAATTTCCGTAAGTTGGGCAGTTCAGAAGTAATTTACAGTGCTAACAATTTATAATTTACAGTGGATCTTCAGTTTCACTTCACCATTACAGTGCTTTGAATTCTAGTTCTTAGTTCTTAGTTTATAGTTCCTAGTGGGTTttacattgtactccctccgtccgaaaatacttgtcaagGAAATcttgacaagtattttcggacggagggagtaattcttaGTGGATTTCTACTTAAATTTTATCGGTATTACACTGTAATTCTTTGCAATCTTACAATAATCTTAGTGTATATGTTTGTTGGTTTATAATGTAATCTTAGTGGATTTATGTAATCTTTCTGTTTTTTCGCTGTAAACATTAGTGGATTTACACTGTATTCTTGTGTATGGCTTTGCAAATCAAACCCAAGAGGCTTTCTTTTAGTGAATTACTTGAAATAATTCTGTATTTCGTAGTGGTTTGTCACTGTAATTTGTATCTCTTATCAGTGTAATTATATCGGCATTCGTAGTGGTTTTCTGTCTGGCTCGAAGAAATTTGAGTGCAGGTGCATACATACGAACCAAATGCTAAAGAAGGGAGCATCAAGGGGCATGCATTGTACCTGAATGACGATGAAGCAGATTTTGTTAACGTATGGCTTTTTAATAGCAGAAAACATTCCTGAAAATAAATAACATTATCAAATATGCTTTCTCTAACTAGTTTCTTGACAAATTACAGAGCAGCGCATACTCTTTTACCAAGCTACTACATGCGCAAATGATGTAGAAGATATAAATGCATTGCATAAATCTCATATGCATCAGCTAATGAAGAAAGCATGTTCTATTATGCATTAGCTCATGAACTAGCATTGTTCTATTATGTGCAGCAACAGCATGTGGAGCCTACGCCTGATATGCCAAACTACATGGAATGGCAGAGCACTGTTCAGGTCATGTCTGGTGTGTTAGGAAGTAGTTTCAGTGCAATTATTTTTTAGTGCAGTGAATTTTATGGATTACAGTGGAATTAATAGCTAATGGAATTTCGAAGTTTGATTTAAACTGTAATTCCTACTAATTTTGAGTGTAATTATCAGTTGATTTTCCTCTGTAAtgcttatttttggaatttgagtTTTCTTTTAGTGGAATTACAGTGTAATTGTTAGTGGAATTGAAGGTGCATAAGTTACACTgtaattctgaatttttttcactGTAATCCGTGATGATTTACAGTGTAATTATTGATTTTGCTCTGTATTACCCAGTGGAATTACACTGTACTTTAATTGGTTTTACACAGTAAATCTTAGTGGATCTACACAGTAAATCTTTGGATTTTTACTGTACTTATAGTTTAGTTTTACACAGTAAATCTTAGTGGATTTTGACTGTACTTTTAGTTTCTTTTTACATAGTAAATCTTAGTGGATTTTGACTGTACTTTTAGTTTCTTTTTACATAGTAAATCTTAGTGGATTACACAGTAAATCTAAGTGGATTTACACTGTATTTTCTTAGTGAAATTGAAGTCCTTTATTTAGTGGATTTTTTACTGTTCTTTAAGTGGTATTTTCAGTGTAGTCTCCACTGTAAATCATAGTGGCATTGCAGTGGATTTTACACTGTATTTCCAAGTGGTATTTTTACTGGACTTACAGTGCATTTTTAGTGTTTTGTCACTGTAATTGTTTAGTGTAAAATTAGTCTTTTGTAAGTGGGCACTGTAGATATCTGTGTGTGTTTGAAAAGTTCCGGGTGTGGACCCGTCAAAAGTTTGTGGCCTGGACCTGTTTAAAAGTGAATTTGTGGGACAGATAACACTGGACAGAGGACACAGGAAACAGGACACTTGTCATTCTTTTGTTGGCTGAAAAATATGACTGAAGGCGAATTGGTCTTCATACGGATGTAAAATAGACAGTCCCTAGAATAAACACACGGAACCTTCCGCATGCCCAGCTACAATTGTGCTCTCTGTGGTAGAACATGACAAGGAGACCCTGCATCATCTTTTTGGGGACTGCCCATTTGCCTTGCAATGCTGGACTTCTTTTTTGATGAAATCATGTTAGCTTCTGATATGCTCCAGAAAAAAGATATCACTGGGCGTTCTGATCATGGGGTGCTTGAATATTTAGCTCCAGagaaatgatttttttttcaagaaTATACCCGCAAACGTTCAAGGATGGAGCACCAATCTCAGGGGAAACCTCAAACTTATTGAATAAGAGCAAAACATCACAACGCGCTCAACTCACTGCTTGGATTGACTCTAGCCTTTCGTTCCTTTTTATTTATGTAATATACTTTCACTGTTCTGTTAGATATTTAATTAATCAATAAGACGAAAATGAGATAGAACAGTAAGCATGTCCTAACTGATGGAGATGATGGTATGTTTGATGGAACTGTTCAATCAAAGGGGAAAACTTGAACTATGATTCGACACTATTACTAACAGTATCAAGGTCATCATCTTGCTCGATCGTTGAACAACTTGAAATAAGCACATCATTTATGAATTCTTTGTTAACGATGTCTGTCCCTGTCAACTGAGCAACTCCCTGACTTGAAAATTGCAGGACAGAAATTTATATGGATAAAGGGTGTCAATGCACACGAAGTTAACCGCAAGTCAATCCACCGTATCTGTTCTTTTTGAAAATTAAGTTCCTGGGAAAGCACCTTTGTTCATCTTGACACTGATTACTAATATTGTTTACTAATAAGATCATTGTCTCGACGGGCCGTTGAACAACTTCAAATAAAACAATCGTTTATGGGCTCCTTGTTCCTTGTTAAACCCCGCAACCCCGGGACTCGCAAGTTGCACAACAAGGTTTTAACTTTGAGGCTCAAAGTGACAGCCAAGACTGGGCATCAGTTGATTGTATTCGTCTCGCAAAAAAAAAGTAAAAGAAGTTGAGTGTATTCCTCACCAATGGACCTCTTCTCTTAATCCCAGTATAATCACAAACATACATGATACAGGTCAATGGCATTCTTTGGATCTTTTCAGAACTAAACAATTATGACTTCGAATGCTTGCTTAATTCTGTGGATCCCAGTACATGATATATGTCATTTGAAGGTTTCGATGGAGTGCACATTTGGGGCTCTCGGACTTATTTCTTAACTGATCTTTGACATGGCGTACCGATATTTGCTTGCTCGAAAAGAAGATAAAACCCTGATAAATACTTTCACACTGCTTTTACTTTACAACCATCTTCACATCTTGCTTTTGCTCTCATCCTCTCGGCGAATTCCCTGGCAATGGCCGAGATGAGCGGGGCGAAGGCGGCGAGCCTCGCCTTGCACATCGTGGCGCTGGCGCTGTCGGTGGGCGCCGCCGTCGTGATGGGCAGCGTCGTCTCCTACAACAGCGCTCTGGTGTAAGTTTTGGCAAAAAATATCGTACGTGCACCTACCCTGTCGCTTAGAACCGGTGACTTACCCTTGCGAGTCGTGCGCTCGCAGCTACTTCGTGGTGGGCAGCGTCGTCTCGGCCGTCTGCTCGGCGCTGGCGCTCTACCTGTTCGTCgtgcacgggggcggcggctcGATCGTCGTGTCTCTCCTCGACGCCGCCGCGCAGGCCCTCCTGTTTTCGGCGTCCGGCGCGGCGCTCGCCGCGCGCGGCTGCTTCGCCGGCGGGGCGGACGCGTTCCGCGGGAGGGTGGGCATCGCGGCGGCCGTTGGCACGTGCGCGGCCGCTGCCGTCTTGGTCGCGGCGCTGGCAGGGAACGCGCCACGCTAGGGCTCGCCCGCGGCGGTGGCTCTGCCTGCAAACACGGATGCTCCAGCCCCGGCTGCTAGCAATTGACAGCGTCAAGATTCAGCGGGGGAAAACAGAGGAACTGCTTGTGGTTTGTACAACTGTAGAAATGATGATGCATTTTTTCTCTCTTATTCAATGATTCTTTTTAGTGTTTATTCAATGATTGATGGTCCCCGAAAAAAAAATGATTGATGGATGGATACTCGTTGTCTAGTAGTTGCTGTTGCGGTTGTATTGCCATCACAAACCCTATCTTTCAAACAACTAATACATGCAAAAACATGCACGTCGATTATTTTGGATGTTAGTCCATGTTAGGCCGGCGGGGTTGTTAAAAACACCGGAAAAATTGCTCATACTTAAGATTTTCACATCCGTATTAAGTTGGCGCGCGGGTTTTGGAtgtatagtcccacctcgccgcgtGAGGAGTGAATCGACCAGCTTAAATAGCCAGGTCGTCCAAAAGCAATAAACTTCAGTCATCATTGCACCATTTGTTAAGGAGATAGACTGTCATTATTGATATTCTCTACTTATCACATAGAAGATTCATAGTCACAATCTATATCCTTCACAAACGGAATATTGATGTTTGCATAGCTCTTTTTGAAT encodes the following:
- the LOC123108030 gene encoding CASP-like protein 1U1, which codes for MAEMSGAKAASLALHIVALALSVGAAVVMGSVVSYNSALVYFVVGSVVSAVCSALALYLFVVHGGGGSIVVSLLDAAAQALLFSASGAALAARGCFAGGADAFRGRVGIAAAVGTCAAAAVLVAALAGNAPR